The Oncorhynchus gorbuscha isolate QuinsamMale2020 ecotype Even-year unplaced genomic scaffold, OgorEven_v1.0 Un_scaffold_572, whole genome shotgun sequence genome window below encodes:
- the LOC124018717 gene encoding uncharacterized protein LOC124018717, producing the protein MAEEESEFQLEAFKQQLKSLFVSSSSEEYGLQSKLYCVRFCKLVEVYSGRWQVPLPQLQVLQTALCSFVQASACFPSDCEHVCYTLSSLALSAFELLLFLNRNKILQDPLKKILDSFQECFSQLERHQNIHLLQVGQIIREKGPWTNPILQAILKDSQLPRDEVDRYLGSEVPVFFELRVRYLLSSELFTEAVVLAKTCSQHPYLTCLLKASLPRHMHEEMSDIDGQDAVDIVCNTESEESDETLLALCTAFLSQQLHRGDLYCMWDLVFIWSRLRLRVNPSKQAFLEESHRLLLSATNIRSIFSFIRVILAELGKDGLQFCVELCTHALQTNTCDAATKSLIYKTVAYLLPNDLEVCRACALLVFFLERTVEAYKTVFLLYTHPDQEYHVEAGPIGNHIRFEILQTLKRGLYFDPEFWNLLNLRTNCLKLMSEKKAALARMMMMEDDGWVSNYCSTATKEPCCSWSAGLSERVQPKHVESKPAQKHVQIKPFHQVTAPKRRFQKEEKNHVSTAPVAAKRVKAQRLEKTSVVESQRLPVNHVTTTKTEKLAEPPVIKRRGRKPGPKPGPRSSVKTTEPSAETTSVRRSFRQLDMAQENLAGQVGHRPHRHMTRLSEKKPPKRRGRKPRWLLEGTFQAENSAPRKGRRPGRKPQQKTQQTPVDKTNKTSRSGAAVKESTTKQKNAVTSQNKMAAARLTAPREQEGKRQEIPATNHLPAGSPAHDSKLEVSLPDNEVFGFFHEDYLSRQGPVTLNCDKSKAPIQAQYRVKDRLGEVFLLSAQNASLFIQQLHNYSQTGEAEGVTLNTETCLLKATDVRPSLNPSCLPVPCDASRVFYQTSAVEMEVEVSSQTVTATDMTSTPQGGAVEHIESPKNEDGFSTDAQQTCIPSVLSVNVIVPNNTRTTNAYVTNVPREPTEVTNVPKSEPLLKSGKAMDIANIGVDEAMVGDGGTGSVPGKETRELVVLTPFCWLANTSMDAFAREFEKFAKGPDSDVVAKQQSVTPQTIGGVSRKTLETTSSTVTPQTTDGVLSKVLCETLSTSPKVIPTAVTDPVVLEDTSKITKVTPQDTTDIQENMDTRHTQLDIKGTSQNMEPEDIPMAAESFPRLTDETRQPEHPLKGTVGSLELPVDSTQDNDTPRFTEDPPQNTQDIRQLAEDTLKVTFTEVTPQATEDRTKATVDTPEAVDTLPQNIEDTEHRGQRRNSQPEVTVDSREVTVDSREVTVDSREVTVDSREVTVDSREVTVDSREVTVDSREVTVDSREVTVDTSEHIEDALQIQNTADTLQFTVDAPMVSEEFTKDTRSATQNNGDTPQLHEDTPVTEDTLRVPEETSQEPKDTSKVRRDTPMVPEDTLKVHVDTQKVPEDTPQNTQVNEDTSMVTEDTPQDTQYNSLVNPKVTESAHTPKVTPRVPEDTSQDSKDPSKVTENPPQDTPKFTKDNTTVSGDIGQTPGDGTPQENENSPLAYRCSLCNKVFKGKRVIAHAMYHFRRDQCMFCRMLFKNDLLAMMHLSQHIDKLKKGNLPPDIEEVRENCKAGMSDTPGRSTQRGRRGRKRIPVNSTESTPPDYRKLRSTNRISSINSSESTPPDRRKLRSNPNLLSTNRLSTDSQPSPDTKLATDESEGKQSTQRVNGQRGRRRVKVEGTEGDGDTQAEEQEKISRRQEEEHSALEQREEPVEISTSLAKTSIGEKGGTCSSPLTQFLEEEEKPCCSAKTMEDNTESQAVSVTQDRLSVSPLETSVQGKETPGSCPVEGCTEIFTGKRRSLLGHILDDHRGDAKPLETTFRHGDGKCNICKKPVLTLQHYQHHILWHKGIPRHPCLHDGCEARFSAATEMRNHAKTHQPLLAVKGRMNLVSSTLVTNTTSVNVTKPCKTGRNKLRKMQGVKRRWPLREKEGSATDLTTTATRKYDLTKTLKKTQVAKKRHVPGDKDPRTTDPSTASVKVTNRLRKLQVKRKWCVGKKMDAPNTPVTTSNEKAEQASKKLKMIHKVKKAWAVKRQNVSQDNYTPTGPTTSTTITATEKVTKKLKIINELKKMRVIKKPTVSTDEDTQLDPATDTKVTEKLEKTQLVKKPSVGKDPRKMSSVGTDEDTQPVPPTVTPKVTEKLPMVTEKLKKTRVLKKQRVKEPKGPVSKEPKGPVSKEPKGPVSKEPKGPVSKEPKGPVSKEPKGPVSKEPKGPVSKEPKGPVSKEPKGPVSKEPKGPVSKEPKGPVSKEPKGPVSKEPKGPVSKEPKGPVSKEPKGPVSKEPKGPVSKEPKGPVSKEPKGPVSKEPKGPVSKEPKGPVSKEPKGPVSKEPKGPVSKEPKGPVSKEPKGPVSKEPKGPVSKEPKGPVSKEPKGPVSKEPKGPVSKEPKGPVSKEPKGPVSKEPKGPVSKEPKGPVSKEPKGPVSKEPKGPVSKEPRKTSKKPVKSKTSGPEKHVNEVTEVVGSKSKEEDDQPSVETSDSTASNVCDQKMVNGHLKDIAKESPKYQKSLKTVSKSKKCDPRNHKPATPKLPTNTPKPSTNTPKPSTNTPKPSTNTPKPSTNTPKPSTNTPKPSTNTPKPPTNTPKPPIKEETKNSTFFGKINNRPYIRPPPTAYLDERYTTMPKRRKEMSWTTRFSPTRPDLVVESSGTTATPSVHRQRCAKCFLSFDRGEELQKHVSLKKCATLFGFDSDEDSSS; encoded by the exons gAGTGCTTTTGAGCTCTTGCTGTTTTTGAACAGAAATAAGATCCTGCAGGATCCCTTGAAAAAAATCCTTGATTCGTTCCAG GAATGTTTTTCCCAGCtggagagacaccagaacatccACCTGCTGCAGGTGGGACAGATCATCAGAGAGAAGGGACCGTGGACCAACCCCATACTACAGGCCATCCTGAAGGACTCACAACTGCCCCGGGATGAAG tggACCGGTACCTAGGCTCAGAGGTGCCAGTGTTCTTTGAGCTGCGTGTTCGTTACCTGCTGTCCAGTGAGCTGTTCACCGAGGCGGTGGTCTTGGCTAAGACCTGCTCTCAGCACCCA TACCTCACCTGTCTGTTGAAGGCATCGCTCCCTCGCCATATGCACGAAGAG atGTCTGACATCGACGGCCAGGACGCTGTGGATATCGTGTGTAACACAGAGAGTGAGGAGAGCGACGAGACGCTCCTGGCCCTCTGCACAGCCTTCCTCTCTCAGCAGCTACACCGGGGAGACCTGTACTGCATGTG GGATCTGGTGTTCATATGGAGTCGACTCCGCCTGCGGGTCAACCCTTCCAAACAGGCCTTCCTGGAAGAGAGTCATCGCCTGCTGCTGTCGGCCACCAACATCAGATCCATATTCTCTTTCATTAGAGTGATCCTTGCAGAG CTGGGAAAGGATGGTCTCCAGTTCTGTGTGGAGCTCTGCACCCACGCCCTCCAGACGAACACCTGTGATGCCGCCACCAAGTCCCTCATCTACAAGACGGTAGCCTACCTCCTCCCCAACGACCTGGAGGTCTGCCGGGCCTGCGCCCTCCTCGTCTTCTTCCTGGAACGCACCGTGGAGGCCTACAAAACGGTGTTCCTCCTCTACACGCACCCCGACCAGGAGTACCACGTCGAAGCCGGTCCCATCGGGAACCACATCCGCTTTGAGATCCTCCAGACCCTGAAGAGAGGTCTCTACTTCGATCCAGAGTTCTGGAACCTTTTGAATCTCCGGACCAACTGCCTGAAGCTGATGAGCGAGAAGAAGGCGGCGTTGgcgaggatgatgatgatggaggatGATGGGTGGGTGTCTAACTACTGCAGCACCGCCACCAAAGAGCCCTGTTGCAGCTGGAGCGCTGGCCTGTCAGAGCGTGTGCAGCCTAAACATGTAGAGAGTAAACCAGCACAGAAGCACGTTCAGATTAAACCCTTTCACCAGGTAACAGCGCCCAAAAGGCGGTTCCAAAAAGAAGAGAAGAATCACGTTTCGACGGCGCCGGTGGCAGCCAAACGTGTCAAAGCTCAAAGGTTGGAAAAAACCTCTGTTGTCGAGTCGCAGCGGCTGCCTGTTAATCATGTGACGACGACGAAGACTGAGAAGCTGGCTGAACCCCCTGTAATAAAAAGAAGAGGGAGGAAGCCTGGGCCGAAGCCGGGACCGCGGTCATCTGTCAAAACAACAGAGCCCTCAGCCGAGACCACCTCTGTCAGACGGTCCTTCAGACAACTGGACATGGCGCAGGAGAACCTGGCCGGGCAAGTCGGTCACAGACCACATAGGCACATGACCAGACTCTCGGAGAAGAAACCTCCCAAACGGAGGGGTAGGAAACCCCGGTGGCTCCTGGAGGGTACGTTCCAGGCCGAGAACAGTGCTCCCCGGAAGGGTCGCCGACCGGGGAGGAAACCACAGCAGAAGACCCAGCAGACACCAGTGGACAAGACCAATAAGACCTCTCGGTCTGGTGCCGCAGTCAAGGAAAGCACAACCAAACAAAAGAATGCCGTGACCTCCCAAAATAAAATGGCGGCCGCTCGTCTAACAGCTCCGAGGGAACAGGAAGGTAAACGTCAGGAGATTCCTGCTACTAACCACCTACCAGCAGGATCTCCTGCTCATGACTCAAAGCTGGAGGTCTCCCTACCTGACAACGAAGTATTTGGGTTCTTCCATGAGGATTATCTCAGTAGGCAAGGACCGGTGACTCTAAACTGTGATAAATCTAAGGCACCAATCCAGGCACAGTATCGGGTGAAGGATAGACTCGGAGAGGTGTTTCTCCTTTCCGCTCAGAACGCCAGTCTCTTCATACAGCAGTTGCACAACTACTCCCAGACGGGAGAGGCGGAAGGTGTCACGTTGAACACTGAAACCTGTTTGTTGAAAGCGACAGATGTCCGTCCCTCCCTAAACCCAAGTTGTCTGCCGGTGCCGTGTGACGCTTCGAGGGTATTTTACCAGACGTCTGCAGTGGAAATGGAAGTTGAGGTCTCCTCACAAACTGTCACTGCGACCGACATGACTTCCACACCACAAGGTGGCGCTGTCGAACACATCGAAAGTCCCAAGAATGAGGACGGATTCTCTACCGATGCTCAGCAGACATGTATTCCATCTGTTCTCTCAGTGAATGTAATTGTTCCTAATAACACAAGAACAACAAATGCATATGTAACTAATGTTCCAAGAGAACCAACGGAAGTTACGAATGTTCCAAAAAGCGAACCGCTTCTGAAGTCGGGGA AGGCTATGGATATAGCAAACATTGGTGTGGATGAAGCAATGGTGGGGGACGGTGGCACTGGCAGCGTCCCTGGAAAGGAAACTCGGGAGCTTGTTGTTCTTACTCCTTTCTGCTGGCTGGCTAATACCTCAATGGATGCGTTTGCTAGAGAGTTTGAAAAGTTTGCCAAGGGTCCGGATTCTGATGTTGTCGCAAAGCAGCAGTCGGTGACACCACAGACCATAGGTGGTGTCTCGCGCAAAACGTTGGAGACGACATCGTCAACGGTGACACCACAGACCACAGATGGTGTCCTCTCCAAGGTTTTGTGCGAGACACTGTCAACGTCTCCAAAAGTCATCCCTACGGCTGTCACAGACCCAGTGGTCCTTGAGGACACTTCAAAAATAACCAAAGTCACCCCACAGGACACTACAGACATCCAGGAAAACATGGACACTCGACACACCCAACTGGACATTAAAGGTACCTCACAAAACATGGAGCCGGAGGATATCCCAATGGCCGCTGAGAGCTTCCCACGGCTCACTGATGAGACCCGGCAGCCTGAGCACCCTCTGAAAGGCACTGTGGGTAGTCTAGAGTTACCTGTGGACTCGACACAGGACAATGACACCCCTCGGTTCACTGAAGACCCCCCACAGAATACACAGGACATAAGACAACTCGCAGAGGACACCCTGAAAGTCACTTTCACTGAGGTCACCCCACAGGCTACTGAGGACCGCACAAAAGCCACGGTGGATACTCCAGAGGCTGTGGACACACTACCACAGAACATAGAGGACACAGAACATAGAGGACAGCGGAGGAATTC ACAGCCGGAAGTCACTGTAGACAGCCGGGAAGTCACTGTAGACAGCCGGGAAGTCACTGTAGACAGCCGGGAAGTCACTGTAGACAGCCGGGAAGTCACTGTAGACAGCCGGGAAGTCACTGTAGACAGCCGGGAAGTCACTGTAGACAGCCGGGAAGTCACTGTAGACAGCCGGGAAGTCACTGTAGATACCTCTGAGCACATTGAGGACGCCCTACAAATTCAAAACACTGCAGACACCCTACAGTTCACAGTGGATGCCCCAATGGTCTCTGAAGAGTTCACCAAGGACACACGTAGTGCCACACAGAACAATGGGGACACGCCACAGCTCCATGAGGACACACCGGTCACTGAGGACACCCTAAGAGTCCCTGAAGAGACGTCACAGGAACCCAAAGACACCTCAAAGGTCAGGAGGGATACCCCGATGGTCCCTGAGGACACCCTTAAAGTACATGTGGATACTCAAAAGGTCCCAGAGGACACCCCACAGAACACACAAGTCAATGAAGACACCTCAATGGTTACTGAAGACACCCCACAGGACACACAGTACAATTCACTGGTCAACCCGAAAGTCACTGAAAGTGCTCACACTCCAAAGGTCACCCCAAGAGTCCCTGAAGACACGTCACAGGACTCCAAAGACCCCTCAAAAGTCACTGAAAACCCTCCACAGGACACCCCAAAATTTACAAAGGACAACACAACTGTCTCTGGGGATATCGGACAAACTCCTGGAGATGGCACCCCACAGGAAAATGAGAACAGCCCACTGGCATATCGCTGTAGTCTCTGCAACAAGGTTTTCAAAGGCAAACGTGTTATTGCCCACGCCATGTACCACTTCCGCAGGGACCAATGTATGTTCTGTAGGATGCTGTTCAAAAACGACCTGCTCGCTATGATGCATCTGTCCCAGCACATCGACAAGTTGAAAAAAGGAAATCTACCGCCTGATATTGAGGAGGTCCGTGAGAACTGTAAAGCTGGGATGTCAGACACGCCTGGACGCTCAACGCAGAGGGGGAGACGGGGACGCAAGAGGATCCCTGTAAACTCCACAGAGTCAACACCTCCGGATTACAGGAAGCTAAGGTCCACCAATAGGATCTCCTCTATAAACTCCTCGGAGTCAACTCCACCGGATCGCAGGAAGCTACGGTCTAACCCTAATCTACTGTCGACCAATAGGCTCTCAACTGACTCTCAACCTTCACCAGATACAAAACTCGCAACAGATGAGTCTGAAGGCAAGCAGTCGACACAGAGGGTCaatggacagaggggcagaagacGAGTTAAGGTTGAAGGAACTGAGGGTGATGGTGATACTCAGGCAGAGGAACAAGAAAAGATCAGTAGGAGGCAAGAGGAGGAGCACTCGGCTCTGGAACAGAGGGAAGAACCCGTGGAGATCTCTACTTCTCTGGCGAAGACATCGATAGGTGAAAAAGGGGgaacctgctcctctcctctgacacAGTTTTTGGAAGAAGAGGAGAAACCCTGTTGCTCGGCAAAGACCATGGAGGACAACACAGAATCTCAGGCTGTATCGGTAACACAGGATAGGCTTTCAGTTTCACCTCTAGAGACCTCAGTTCAGGGTAAGGAGACTCCCGGCAGCTGCCCTGTGGAGGGATGCACAGAGATATTCACTGGAAAACGGCGTTCTCTCCTCGGACATATTCTGGACGATCACCGCGGCGACGCCAAACCCTTGGAAACGACGTTCCGTCACGGGGATGGCAAATGCAATATTTGCAAGAAACCCGTTTTGACTTTGCAGCATTACCAGCACCACATTTTATGGCACAAAGGAATTCCCAGGCATCCCTGTCTACACGATGGATGTGAAGCCCGGTTCAGTGCAGCGACAGAAATGAGGAACCACGCGAAGACCCATCAGCCGCTCCTGGCAGT GAAGGGAAGGATGAATCTTGTTTCCTCTACCCTTGTCACCAATACCACCTCTGTTAACGTGACTAAACCGTGTAAGACTGGGAGGAATAAGCTACGGAAGATGCAGGGTGTTAAGAGACGATGGCCTCTTAGAGAAAAGGAGGGATCGGCAACTGACCTCACTACTACGGCAACCAGGAAGTATGACTTGACCAAGACATTAAAGAAAACACAGGTCGCGAAGAAACGGCATGTTCCTGGAGACAAGGATCCTCGTACTACTGACCCCTCTACCGCCTCTGTAAAGGTAACAAATAGGTTGAGGAAATTGCAGGTTAAGAGGAAATGGTGTGTTGGTAAGAAAATGGACGCTCCAAACACTCCCGTCACCACGTCCAATGAAAAAGCTGAGCAAGCGAGCAAGAAGTTAAAGATGATTCATAAGGTAAAGAAAGCGTGGGCTGTAAAGAGACAGAACGTTAGCCAAGACAATTATACCCCAACTGGTCCAACCACCTCCACCACGATTACCGCCACTGAAAAAGTTACCAAAAAGCTAAAAATTATAAACGAGTTGAAGAAAATGCGAGTTATTAAGAAACCGACCGTTAGCACAGACGAGGATACCCAACTGGATCCAGCCACCGACACAAAAGTGACCGAAAAGTTAGAGAAAACGCAACTTGTAAAGAAACCGAGTGTTGGAAAAGACCCCAGGAAGATGTCAAGCGTTGGCACAGACGAGGACACCCAACCTGTTCCTCCCACCGTCACTCCGAAAGTCACCGAGAAATTACCCATGGTGACCGAGAAGTTAAAGAAAACACGAGTTCTAAAGAAACAAAGAGTTAAAGAACCCAAGGGGCCTGTTAGCAAAGAACCCAAGGGGCCTGTTAGCAAAGAACCCAAGGGGCCTGTTAGCAAAGAACCCAAGGGGCCTGTTAGCAAAGAACCCAAGGGGCCTGTTAGCAAAGAACCCAAGGGGCCTGTTAGCAAAGAACCCAAGGGGCCTGTTAGCAAAGAACCCAAGGGGCCTGTTAGCAAAGAACCCAAGGGGCCTGTTAGCAAAGAACCCAAGGGGCCTGTTAGCAAAGAACCCAAGGGGCCTGTTAGCAAAGAACCCAAGGGGCCTGTTAGCAAAGAACCCAAGGGGCCTGTTAGCAAAGAACCCAAGGGGCCTGTTAGCAAAGAACCCAAGGGGCCTGTTAGCAAAGAACCCAAGGGGCCTGTTAGCAAAGAACCCAAGGGGCCTGTTAGCAAAGAACCCAAGGGGCCTGTTAGCAAAGAACCCAAGGGGCCTGTTAGCAAAGAACCCAAGGGGCCTGTTAGCAAAGAACCCAAGGGGCCTGTTAGCAAAGAACCCAAGGGGCCTGTTAGCAAAGAACCCAAGGGGCCTGTTAGCAAAGAACCCAAGGGGCCTGTTAGCAAAGAACCCAAGGGGCCTGTTAGCAAAGAACCCAAGGGGCCTGTTAGCAAAGAACCCAAGGGGCCTGTTAGCAAAGAACCCAAGGGGCCTGTTAGCAAAGAACCCAAGGGGCCTGTTAGCAAAGAACCCAAGGGGCCTGTTAGCAAAGAACCCAAGGGGCCTGTTAGCAAAGAACCCAAGGGGCCTGTTAGCAAAGAACCCAAGGGGCCTGTTAGCAAAGAACCCAAGGGGCCTGTTAGCAAAGAACCCAGGAAGACCTCCAAAAAACCTGTGAAGTCAAAGACCTCTGGTCCAGAGAAACATGTTAATGAAGTCACAGAAGTGGTAGGAAGTAAATCAAAGGAAGAAGATGATCAACCATCGGTGGAAACATCAGACTCAACAGCTAGCAATGTCTGTGACCAGAAGATGGTTAACGGACACTTAAAGGACATCGCTAAAGAATCGCCAAAATACCAGAAAAGTCTTAAAACAGTTTCCAAATCCAAGAAATGTGATCCACGAAACCATAAACCTGCTACTCCCAAACTCCCTACAAATACTCCCAAACCCTCTACAAATACTCCCAAACCCTCTACAAATACTCCCAAACCCTCTACAAATACTCCCAAACCCTCTACAAATACTCCCAAACCCTCTACAAATACTCCCAAACCCTCTACAAATACTCCCAAACCCCCTACAAATACTCCCAAACCCCCTATCAAGGAGGAAACGAAAAACTCAACTTTCTTTGGGAAGATTAACAACAGGCCATACATCCGGCCTCCACCCACGGCTTACCTAGACGAGCGTTACACCACCATGCCAAAACGCAGGAAAGAGATGTCCTGGACCACTCGCTTCTCTCCGACGCGCCCGGACCTCGTGGTGGAGTCGTCGGGGACCACGGCGACACCGTCCGTCCATAGGCAGCGCTGTGCCAAGTGTTTCTTGTCCTTCGACAGAGGAGAAGAGTTGCAGAAGCACGTCTCTCTGAAGAAGTGCGCAACCCTTTTCGGCTTCGACTCAGACGAGGACA GTAGCTCGTGA
- the LOC124018716 gene encoding collagen alpha-1(III) chain-like yields MHILSFTLCISVWDELTRCQSVSTQPELCCQLLFNVRPCPKRFLVYYLGPGAPFGLTIRNRPGAPFGLTIRNRPGAPFGLTIRSRPGAPFGLTMRSRPGAPFGLTMRSRPGAPFGLTIRSRPGAPFGLTIRSRPGAPFGLTIRSRPGAPFGLTIRSRPGAPFGLTVRSRPGAPFGLTIRSRPGAPFGLTIRNRPGAPFGLTIRSRPGAPFGLTIRNRPGAPFVLTIRNRPGAPFGLTIRNRPGAPFGLTIRSRPGAPFGLTIRNRPGAPFGLTIRNRPGAPFGLTIRNRPGAPFGLTIRNRPGAPFGLTIRNRPGAPFGLTIRNRPGAPFGLTIRNRPGAPFGLTIRNRPGAPFGLTIRNRPGCYLGLIFYKRGISCV; encoded by the exons ATGCACATTTTAAGTTTCACTCTTTGTATATCTGTCTGGGATGAGTTGACGCGATGTCAGTCGGTCTCCACACAACCAGAACTATGCTGTCAGCTGTTGTTCAATGTACGTCCCTGTCCCAAACGGTTCCTTGTGTACTACTTGGGGCCAGGGGCCCCATTTGGGTTAACTATAAGGAATAGGCCAGGGGCCCCATTTGGGTTAACTATAAGGAATAGGCCAGGGGCCCCATTTGGGTTAACTATAAGGAGTAGGCCAGGGGCCCCATTTGGGTTAACTATGAGGAGTAGGCCAGGGGCCCCATTTGGGTTAACTATGAGGAGTAGGCCAGGGGCCCCATTTGGGTTAACTATAAGGAGTAGGCCAGGGGCCCCATTTGGGTTAACTATAAGGAGTAGGCCAGGGGCCCCATTTGGGTTAACTATAAGGAGTAGGCCAGGTGCCCCATTTGGGTTAACTATAAGGAGTAGGCCAGGGGCCCCATTTGGGTTAACTGTAAGGAGTAGGCCAGGGGCCCCATTTGGGTTAACTATAAGGAGTAGGCCAGGGGCCCCATTTGGGTTAACTATACGGAATAGACCAGGGGCCCCATTTGGGTTAACTATAAGGAGTAGGCCAGGGGCCCCATTTGGGTTAACTATAAGGAATAGACCAGGGGCCCCATTTGTGTTAACTATAAGGAATAGACCAGGGGCCCCATTTGGGTTAACTATAAGGAATAGGCCAGGGGCCCCATTTGGGTTAACTATAAGGAGTAGGCCAGGGGCCCCATTTGGGTTAACTATAAGGAATAGACCAGGGGCCCCATTTGGGTTAACTATAAGGAATAGGCCAGGGGCCCCATTTGGGTTAACTATAAGGAATAGGCCAGGGGCCCCATTTGGGTTAACTATAAGGAATAGGCCAGGGGCCCCATTTGGGTTAACTATAAGGAATAGGCCAGGGGCCCCATTTGGGTTAACTATAAGGAATAGGCCAGGGGCCCCATTTGGGTTAACTATAAGGAATAGGCCAGGGGCCCCATTTGGGTTAACTATAAGGAATAGGCCAGGGGCCCCATTTGGGTTAACTATAAGGAATAG ACCAGGGTGCTACTTGGGACTCATATTTTATAAAAGAG GCATTAGCTGTGTTTGA